From the Halobacteriovorax sp. GB3 genome, the window GAGGGTTTTTCATAGGACTACCAAGTTCTGGTTTTGGTCTTAGAGTTTGGTCTTGATAGCCAATAGAAAATCGTACTTTATTGAGTAACACTTTCTGTATTGTTTCTTCATTCAATGAAGGAATAAGGGATTGCTTTAAATGAGTTTTTTCGTACTGTTCTATGACATGAGCAAGAGTTGAGTAAAAATTCTCTTCAGGGTAGGCACACTCTTTTAACAGACATGCTGAAAGAAAACGTAGAACAGAGACAAAATGTCCAGTTAGAAGGTCGTGAACAATATAGTGTGGTGGAAGATGATCAACGACTTTAAGGCATTCATGATTAAAAAGAGCTTTAATGAACTCAGGCATATCAGTGTTGAGTCTTAAATCTCCCTGAAAGTCTTTAACGATTAAACCAATTGGACGATTGTTTTCAAGAATAATCTGTGTATTCTGTCCATGAGCGACAAGTCCGATACCATACTTTGCTTGTAAATGATAAAGGGGAATGACGATATGATTGAAATATTGGGTTAACCACTGATCAATATTAAGAGAGCTCGTTTCTATGAGGTGATTGAGAAAGCTTTTTCCCGATTGGTCGACATAACTTAGGGCACCCGTCATGATGGCCTTCTGACCCTCTTTTAATTTGCTCTTAGTACTTTGGCGCCAATAACCACCGAGCATTTCTCTATAGCGGTAAGGAGCATCTTGTATGTCTTCATAGTCTTGTCCGACATAGCTAAAGGCTCCACAATCTTTGAGGGCCTTTGTATTTAGCTCTTTAAAAAGATCATCAGATTCGAGAATCGTTTCAAATGTATCACTTAGATCAACAGCTGTTTTGACAAATTTATCTGATATCCCTCGATAACAAGAGGTATTTAAAATGGTGATAGGTAATTTGATATCGAATTGAGATTCATTATCTTGATTTGAGAGTGTTCTAAGAGAAATATGGGGTTTGTAAAGATCTCCAAATTCACCTAGAAATAAAATTTCATTCATTTCGATTTCTTTTAAAAAGAAAGTCTTGATTTTATTTTCCCATTGCCATGGATGAACAGGAATAATGAGATAGTCGTGAGGATTGAGGTCTTTTTCAAGAATCTTTCGCTCAATTTCTTTTTGTTCAAATTCAGTTAAGTCACAATGAGCGACCTTCTCTAGAGGCGTATCAGAAAGAGAGACTGTTATGAGATCTCTTTTTATGGCCACACGTGTGAGTTTGAAACTTGAGTTAGCCTCTGGTGAGTATTGTTGCATTTCTGTTGGATTCCAACCGATTCTTCCTTTGTTTAATAGAAGCTTCGGATGGCCATTAAGATAGGACTCAATCTCTAAAGAGTTCTTACTTGCAAGTTCACTAACTGATGGTGACTTATTAAAGAAATGAGTATCACTATAAATTGTCTGTTTTAGTTCTTCCAAAAAATTGGCAAGAGTAATATCAGTCATTTGAGTTAGAAATTGCGTCTCTTTAAAAAATGAACTCGCTAAGAGTGGTTTCTCGTCATTTCTTTTTAGAGTTGATTCATCGATAATCAAATGGCCCCAAATACTCTCTTTTGCTTGAAAACTGTACTTTAAATTATTTTTTAAATGCAAAGTGTAGAATTGTTCATCTCTTTCTAGTGCATCATTAATGATCTCTTCAAAAAAGAGTTCAGAGAGCGATTTACAAATGAGATTTCTATTTGCGAGTTTAAAACTCATAGGTAATCTCCTGAAAAGAGTCGGTCTCTAGTGCATTCTACGAGAACAGCTTTTTTATGAGGAAATTCAAATTCTTTAATTTTTTTCCATGCAGGGAAGTATTCAGTGTATTTTAGAACTTTGTTATTATCTGAACGGGGCTCGGCCATAACTCTTTGTGTTCTTGGATCATCAACAAACATATAGTGAACTACGCTCTTTAAGACGGCATCAGTATTTCGTAGACCTAGAAACCTTCTATCTCCAATGAGAAAATGAAACCCTCTATCATAGTTCTGACTGTCATAGATAGGACCTAAACGATCTTCTTTGGTCCAATAGAATTCAAAGTAACCAGTTGGCTTACCATCAATGAGAAGTAAACATGGGGTTGTATGTTCATCCTTTAAATTTGTTTCAATATATTTAAGATGATCTTTTTTTTCACCTTTAAGTTCCCAGAACTCATTGATCCTTGCTTGATTGTGCCACTCACTAAAAATATCAAGATCAGTTGTTGGATCGATGACTTTGAAGGTAATTTTCTTTTCAATTTCATGGCTAAAACGTTCATAGACCACTTTACCTGCAGGTTCATTTGTTCTTTTGGGGTGAGTGATCGTTTCTGTCTTAACCCAGCTTGTTGTGAGTAAGGAATTCAGAGATTTTTCAGACCAATAGAGAGGGTTTTGAAAATAGTCATTTCTTTCTATACTCATCTTTCTATTTTTGAGTTTAAGCTCAACGATCTTCACTGACGGTTTAAAATGAGCGTGAAGAAGGGCCTTAAATTCTTCTGTTTCAATCTCTTCTTTATCTATATTAATGACTTCTTTCATTTGTATTCCTAAAAAATGGATTCTTAAGTTTCGTATATATTTTTGTTGGATCACTTTGCGTGTTTTCGTTAATGTTTTGAAAGCAGCAAAGAAAATTCCCTTTTTGTTTAACCGATTTGTTTTCTAAAAAATAATCAACTAAAAATGTGTCGAATTCTTTCTTTTGATAATCTTCTAAAAAAGTAATCATTGTAGAAATGAGCTCTCTTTCAAGTTCTTGATCAGTCGTCGATAGAGCACTAATTGTTGAAAATGTAGAGTTGATAAAAAGATAATAGCCAACGAGAGTCTTTGCCATTTCGTAGCTAACGATATTACCGTTCTCTCTTTTTAGAGAACTTACATGGTCTTTCATTTTTTCAAAGCCAAGCTCTGTATATCCTGTGCCTTGGCAATCTCTAAAAGTAACAGATTCTGGATAGCTATTTTTTAGATTAACGATGATATTCTGTTGATGGGCACCATAGAGGATTCCAAATTCCATCGCTGCATTTAAAAAAGGAGTTAGAATATTTTCTAAGTAGAGTTGAAACCATTTTCTTTTATCTACTTTTCTAAGATCAAAGAACGTTTTATTTTGATAAATACTTGGCTGGTTAATAGTAGAGAGAACAACTTGTTCAATATTCTCTTGTGTCTCAATATTTTCTCTAATGAGAACAATTGTATCGATTCTTAATTTGTTTTTACCGTCAAGAATGGCCATATAAGAGGGCTCATTCAATATCTTAAAGTTTTTGTTCTTTTCTAAAAACTTTCTACCATGTTTTGTATCCATGACATCGCAAACTTCCATTCCTCGTACTACTTCGACTTCTTGTAGGTGTCTTATAGAGTTGGTGATCTGTAAGCTAAGGGAAAATTTTAACATATAGTCATAATTTTCACTGTAAAGAGATCGCAGAGAGCTTGTTGCACCAAAGTGGCAGTTTTGATGGAGCGCATCTACGACGAGAATCGTTTCATCGTCATAGTATTTTTTAAATAACTCAGTTTCTTTGAAAATATTGAATTGCCAAGGGTGCATGGGAAATGGAGAGTAGCCACTTTTAATATCTTGTTGAAGATCTTTGATAAAAAAGTTCTCATTCCAATTTTTCTCTTGGAAATTTCTAGCAGAATTTTTAAAGAGCTTGTCTTTTTTTATAAGTAACCACTTGAGAGGGAATTTATTTGAATACTCTGGAGAGTAGAGTCTTTGATCTTTCTCGCTAAATTGGGCCTTACTTTTGGGACAAGGATGAGCGTTGTGACCTAGTAAAAGGAGTTGCTCTGCTTCAAGAAAACTTAGACTCGATTGATCCATGAGCTTTTTGTATTGGAGTTCTTTTTCTTTAATTATATTTTGAATGTTATCTCTACTCTCAAGAATTCGTTGCTCTAGTTGAGTTGTTGATTGTTGATCATTTTCAAAGTGCTTTAAGAGGGATTTGATAAATTCTTCAAATGAAATTTCTCTTGCTTGCTCTTTGATACTAACGATTTTACCTGTAAAGCGATGTAGGTAGAGAGATGACTCATATTCTAGCTCGAGTTTAAATGACTCTTTATCGAAATTTAAAAGAATATAATTTTCTCTTATTTCATAATTGTTAATCTCTCTAAGAAGTGAATTCATAAGAGGATTGAGTGAATGAATATTGGCTAAACTATTAAGCATTCATTTTCCCTTTTCTTGTCACCTAGATAAAGAACCGTCATGATCATTAAACCCATTAAAGCGAGTGGAATTCCATAATTTATGACTAATTGATATTTCAGATAGAGTGAGGCAATGAGAGATCCAAGAGTTGCGCCAATAATTTGAAGTGAGCTAATAAGCCCCAGTTTTATTGTCATATCTGAGCTAACTTGATCTTTTAATTTAGAAGTATAAGTCGCTGGCAGGAGGGCCACACCTGGCGTAAAAATGATAAAGGCCATTGCTAGATTTAAGTAGTTAAAGCCACTTATGAATATGAGGCTTCCTATAATTAAACTTGCACTGAGATAGTATGATGGTAGCTCTTTTCTTTTCAAGAGAATTTGAGCAATGAGTGCCATGAGTGTAGAGAGAAAGACTGCTATGGCCATGGCCTCTCCCGCACTAGATTTTTCTAATCCTAATCTTTCAAATTCAAAAGCGAGTGTCGAATTGATAAAGCCGATAAAGCACGTATAAATAAGAGCTGTGAGAAATGGGTAGGGCGTTTTCTTATAAAGGCCCATGAGAATAACAATAAGATTATCGTCTCTATTTACAGTATTTTTTGGTCTATAGTCTTGATTCATTAGAAAAGTGCTCATTAAGACGAGTGTAATAGCGAAGACGAGAAGATGAACTTTACTAAAAGGATATAGGGTAAATGAAAGGGCCGCCATAACTCGGCCAAGGTTTAAATACTTTGAATGTCCCACTATTTTCTTATAGATTTCTTTCTCATCGGCGTCTTTAACTCTTAATGCCTGCAATGTTGGTGGAAGTGCACTAACAAAAAGACCGTAGACAATACGAGAAAGAGCAAAAACGGCAATATGTGTTTCATTCCCAGTGAGTATTTGGATAAGAAGAAGTTGCGAGACGACAAGTCCAAGACAACCGATCAAAATAACTTTCTTTGCACCGATCTTATTCATAAGCTTAGACCAATGCGGGGCCATGATTAAAAAACAAAGGGAACCAATGGCAAAGATGATGACGAAATAATGAGCATCAAGAGTAAGAGCATTTTTAAGATTGGGAAAGAGAAGAAGAGCGATCAGCTGAGTAAACGTAAAAAGTGAAGTAAGGAGATTAAGCATTTTCAGGCTCCTCTTCAACTTTTGAGTTGATCATAAAAAAGAAGAATATAATCGTAATAAAGAGAATGAATGAAAAATAGAGTGCTAGATTCTCTTCTATGAAAAGCTGTACAGCTATTGAACTTAAAATAAAGAGTGAAAGGGCAGATGTAAGTAGGTAAGGGCGATGCTGCCACTTAAATCGCGCTCGTAACTTTCTTTTTGATGTTCTTTGAAAGTAGGCCGGTTTCTTTTTCTTAAAGAAAAAAAGTGTAATAGCACCTACAGGAAGCCAAAATGAAATGAGAGAGAAAACGAGCCAAATGATTTTTAATGCATTTCCACCATAATCACCAAAGTGCAGAGGTTCAGAAAGTAAAAGGGCCTTAAGATAGAGAGGGAATTCTCTAACGGCTTCAATCTTGCCACTTTCTCTATGAACGATGGCAAGAGAGCTAAGCTTTTCTTCGAATCGACCTCTTCCTTTTACTAAAGCTAAATAGTGCATTGGAAGAGAGAATTCTGTATCGGCAAAAGCGATGAAATCGAGATCTTTATTTGGAAATCTTTTATCAATTGAATCAATGATCTGTGCTAGAGGAGCATCTTCTACAGTTCCATCAACTTCTTTATATTGTTCTCTAAGTTCTTTGAGCTCAAAATATTGATAGGTCTTTATCAGTGTACTATTAAAAGCGAGAAAAGAACCTGTCAGGGCAATGAGAAAGCACCATGAGAAGGTAAACATTCCAATGGCCTTATGAGTATCACTTAAAAAGAAGCGAAAGCTTTCTAGCCTGATACTTCCAAGAAAAGAATTCTTTGAAAAAGGGCGGTAGATATAGAGTCCACTTAATAGAATGAAACAAAAAATAAGACCGAGAACACCAATATAGAGTTTGCCTAGAGTTCCTAACAAAAGATCGCGATGCAATTCTAAAATAAAGTCAAAGAAATCATCTTCTTTCGTTTGTGATTGAATAAACTTATCTTGAACGAGGTTGTACTCAAGTTTAATTGCGCCTCGAAACTTTTTTGTTCCATCTTTTCCAAGGCGAATCTTTAAAATATCCGAATTTGATTCATCGACAAATGTAGAGAGGAGTCGTGCATTGGGATACATTTGCTTAGCCTGGGCAGTGGCCCTTTGAATTTGATGGGAATCGAGCTTAACAGACTGATGTTCCACAGGAGCTTTGTCATCGAGAAAAAAGCCATCTTTAAAAAGTAGAATTGTACCTGTGGCCATCGTAATTATGAGATGGAAAGCGAGGAAAATCCCCAAATACTTATGTAGTTTATAGATTGTTTTAAACATAAAGAGCGTTCAAGTTCCTTTAGAACCTATGATTATTACGCTGCTTTTGAATGGTCAATAAAAAGTTTGATGTATGGAACAAAATTTTGAGAAAATAGATAATTATTATCTATATGCGACTAATTCACCTCTAAATTAACAGTCTTGGCCTTGACTTTCTTATTTACGAGAGAGATTCCAATGATAACAAGGGCAATTCCAATAAGAAGAGATGACTCAATTGACTCGCCGAGTAGAAAAGCACCAAAGGAGACTCCAAAAATAGGAACGAGGTTGATAAAGGCCGCTGCTTTGGCCGCTCCAATTTTTTGAATACCTCCGTAATACCAAATAAAACCAAGGCCAGTTCCAAAGGCTCCAAGATAAACGACATTTATCCAATCGAGAATTGTTGCCGTTTCTAAACTTTGAGCGAGTCCATTTTTAAGACTAAAAGGAAAGAGGAGAATTGTTCCAATAATACAGGCAAACGTTGTTGTCTCTAATGGTCGCAACTTTTTTAGAGCAACTTTTCCAAGAAGAGTGTAGCTGACCCAACTAAGAACGGCTCCAAAAAGAAGTATCTCTCCCTTATCAATTCCACCAGATGTGATGGTATGGAGATCTCCCTTTGTGATGACAATAAGGGCCCCTGTCAAAGCGGTAAGAGCTCCAAGAATTTTTCCGGGAGTGAGTAGTTCCTTAAGAATAATCGCCGCTAGAAAAGCTGTTATTGTCGGATTGATTGCGATGATAACCGAGGCCTTTCCAGCCTCAACATATTTAAGACCACCAAAGAAGAAATAATTGTAACTAAATACACCTGTCAAACCTAAGAAGAAAAGCTTGAGCCACTGTAGGCGTGTATATGAAGGTGTCTTCTTCTTTGAGAAAAAGAGTACGGGACTTAAAACTAAACTGGCCGTTAAAAAGCGAAGAAATGAGATGGTAAAGGCAGAGTGATTTTGTGCGAGCATTCTCCCTGAGATAAACGTCCCACCCCATAAAACCATAACGGCAACTAAAAGGGCATAAGTCTTAATAAAGGATTCGTTTTCTTGGGATGATGTATTCAAAGGTGGCTCCTAGCAATAAGCACCCTCAGTATAGAACTAATCGGTGCTCATTGCTAGAAACAATTTATATCGCGATTTGCTTATTGTAGTGAAAGGCATATTTTTTAAAGTCTTCGACTTTATTTGTTGAGGAAACTTCATGATTGAGAATTTTTTGAAGATGTAATCCTAGTGTTTTTGCAAGTTCCACTGGAACGGCATTTCCAATTTGCTTGAAAACTGAAGTTGTACTTCCTTCAAAAGAAAATTCATTTGGAAAGGATTGAATCGCCGCGGCCTCTCTCGCTGTAAGATATCTATTTTCCGTTGGGTGAAAGTACATTGTTCTCGAAGTGAGGATTGTTGGAGCTTGCTCTTCAAGGTTAAGACGCTGAAGTCTTGTCTGTCTAAAGCGAGACTCTCTCAATTCTTGCCAATTAACATTGTAGTGGAGCTCACTTGGAAGCAGTCTAATTTCATCTCTTTGATAACGAATTCCTTCACCTTGTGGAATATGAGAAAGTCGTTTCTTGTCGAGTTCATTTTTAAGTTGGGCTTTCTCTACCAGATGGTGATTGGCATCCTTTGAAATAGAAGAAAAAGCTTCGGCCACTGTTTTTAATGGCCAACTTCCTCTTACTCCATGTGTTGGATTTGGAAAGCTTGGTTCAAATTCATCTTTAAAACCAACGATGATTGTTCTTCTTCTCTTTTCTGGCACGCCAAATTCTTCTGCACTAAGTACACGCGCATCGACGTTATAACCTAGTTGATGAAATTCATCGAAAACTCTTGTAAGAACATCTTTATTTTTCTTTGCAAGAAGACCCGTCACATTCTCAATAAGGATACCCTGCGGCTTAAAGAGTTTAACGAGACGTAAAAATTCGAGAAAGAGTAGGTTTCTTGGATCTTCTGACTTTCCTTTACCAACAGTTGAAAAACCTTGGCATGGAGGTCCTCCAACGATGAGGTCGACTTTTTGATTGCCAACCATTTCCATGATTTTAGCATTATCAAGCTCACGAATATCACCACAGAAACTCTGTGAGTTTGGATGATTTCTCTCGAAAGTTTTCATGGCATCACGGTCGTGATCAATTCCAAGAAGACAGTTTAACCCCGATTGCTCAAGTCCATAAGATAGACCTCCGCAACCACTAAATACATCAATAAAGTTATATGTTTTTTCCATAACTTTATTGTCTCTTAATCTAGGGAATTGGCCTAAGGGGAAAAAATTGCCGATTAGATATGGACGCTCTTAAGCAGCGTCCATTAGATGAATTTTAATATCTTTGAAACCTTCATTCTTTTCAAGGTATTCTCCAAAAGTCCATAGGGCCTTGTTGAATTCTTGAAAGAAGTTTTCTCCTAGATCAAGCTTTTGAAAGTAAGGAACAAATCTTTCGAAATAGAAGATTTCCATTTTCTCTTCACAAAAACTTGAGTCTTTTCCACCTTTAATAAAGTGAAAGGCCTTGAAGATATGCTCATTAAGAATAGGGAAGTCACTTGGTGAAATACAGTGAAGAAGAAACAGCTTCCACTCTGGATTTAAACGAGCAAAGTGCTTATCAAATACTTTCTGATCAAATGAAGATTTAAGAGCGTTAATTGTCTCAATCTTCGCCACGACTTTTCTTTCAAAGGCCTTTCCCTTGAGTTGGCAAAATTGATCTTGATTGAACCATTTAAAAAGAAGATTAAGATCTGTTTTTGAAAATTTATCTTTCTCAATGATTGGAGAGTAGCTGAATTCTTCCATTGGTCTTTCTGAGTATTTATCAGACCAATAAGTAAAAAATGATTGGATTTCAGTGTGATCAAATTTCGGGATTACGTAATTCATAGATTCTCCAGTTCTCTCAAGGTAATGGTGCTCTTTTCGTAAGAATGGGAAGGAACCTAAGTACTTTTTATTTTCCTAGGCACTAAAAGGTAATTCCAGCTGGTTTTTAAGCATTTGGAATTTGCTTTTAATAAGTTCTACTCTTTGCTTTGATTTAGGAAACACCAATGAAGTAACGACAACGCTTCCCTTAGAATCTAAGTTGGTTGTGAATTCAATGTAATGGTGAAGGTGGTTCATGGATAATTTTCGATAACTCGCAAGAAATTGCTTAGAATGTCCATCCTCAACAACGAGTGTATTCTTTTCGAAATTTATATCAATGACTTTCCCGTAGCGCTTCAAACTTTCTCCTCTCAAAGAGTCTTTTCGACAGTCTTTGAGAGAAGTTGAGTTATTTGTTCTTATTTATTCAGGTAATAATCTAATTGTAGTTCTTTGAAATATTCTTCATAAGGAGTCATTGCTGTTTTATTAGATCCTGCAACGTTATCACTTTGATAATAGACTGATTGAATTTTCCCATTTTTTCCTGTCTTATCATCGAGACTGATAACATGAGTAACTGTTCCAACAAAGTAAAGTTGATTATAAGGATTTTCAATTTCTTCTTCACTTAGATCAGCATTGGAAACGATAACTCCACCACTAGCACCTTGATATGAAGTCGCATCGAGATAAGGATTAATATAATCATATCTAATACTTTGATCGTTACCCTTTAATTCAGTGTATGTTAGGGCCCTTCCATTTCTCCCTTTAATTGAATCTGCACTGTAACCGGCGACGAAAGTCTTTGATGCGTAGTAAGAGAATTCATCATAGTCAATATAGAGATCATCAAGAATAAGAAATGGCTTTACCTCATTAAAGGAAACCTTATTATCAAGTTTTAAAATTGTGATATCACTTTCGCCAGAAGTTCTTACTATATTAGCATTTCTTTCGATCAATTTTCCGTTAGCTAATTTCGTAACCCATTGGATCGATTGAACTTTCTTGCCTTTATTTGTAAAACAATGATCTGCTGTAAGAACGAAGTCTGAGCTCTTTCCTGGTTTATTTGAAATAAGACCAGATGAACATTCTCCAATTGATCCATCTTCAAATGTGATAAAGAGTTTTCCAACAGCATCAAGATGTGAATCCTTTGAAGTCTTCACCTTTCTTGTATCAGTTTTCTTTAAAACGTTGAGATCACGAATATAGAGAGTACCATCTCCCTCGTTAACAAGCTTATTACTAGCATTTCTTGTGAAGTTAGCAACTTCTTTCACTTGATCTGAAAGCTCTACTGATGGCCTTTTCACTCCACACTCTGATGCGAGTGTTGAAATGTTAAACACTGTTAAGAAGATGATCGATGTAAAAGCTAGTTTCTTGTTCATAAGTCACCAAAAGTAGTTAATTGATACTTATATAGTTACAAGATTGATGCCAATTACTTAAAAGAGATCATGATAAGGAAATTCAATACTCGCTTGCCCTAGCGGAATAATTCTTGTTTTATCCGAGCCAAGAGAGCCCATGGAGTTAAAGAAGATTCTTCGATCTTCGGAAAGATTTAAACTAATTCCACCTTTAATTGTCCCAAGGTAGTAGTACTGAGAATAGGGGTTTTTTACTGTCTTGTCTCTTTTTGAGAGATCGGCCTTTACGATGAAAGCTCCTCCACTTGCCCCTTTATAGGTCACACTCTCAAGGTAGTGTGAATCAAGAAATGTCTTAAGAGTAAAGGGTGCTCTTTCATTTCTCGTATAAGTGAGAATACTTCCTTTTTGTCCCTTAAGCCTATCTGAGCTATATCCGGCCACTATCGATTCGCTTGTAAAGTCGCTTAAAATCTCTCGAGCTTCAAATGATTCGGGAGGAATGAGTATAGGTCTTATCTTTTTAAAAGAAATAGGTCGATCTAACTTTAATAAGAGTAGATCTGAATGCAAAGCAGATTGAAGGACTGTTGCAGTTCTTTTAATGATCTTCCCACTTGCAAGAGTTGATTCCCATTTAACAAGTAAAAGAGAAGATTTCTCATTATCAAAACAATGTTTGACTGTTTGTACGATATCAGAGGACTCCCCAGGCCTTAGAGCAATGAGAGTTGATGAGCACTTCTTGTAGCGATAGTCTTTGAAGATAACTTGTATTCTTCCAATGGCATCGAGGTGTGAGTCATCACTGGTTTTCAAGAGTCTATGGTCATCTTTTAAAAGCTCTTTCTTATCTGTAATAAAGGTCGTTTCATTTTTATTAATATCCTCGGCCAGTGTTAAAACATTAAACACTGATGCAAAGATAAACAATAAAATGGGAGCGAGCACTTTCATAAACTACCTTAATTTCAAAGTCGTATTAAATAATATTCAATTCACATGCCACTTTATTAATTGAATGGCAAAAAAAGTTGGCGGCCTTTCGAATCTTCTTTTAACGATTTAGAGGTCAATTTAGTTTTTTACTCAGGTATTAGGGTAGGATGGACGATAGGTACATAGAATGAATTTATATAAGTTAAACCTCTTCCCATTACTCCTTATTTCACTCATGCTCTTTTCTTTAGAGTCGATGTCTTTCTATCTTAATGATGAGCATGAATATATTTGTATGGGTGCTAAAAATAAGAAGCTAAGAGAGGTTGAAGTTTCTTATTGTGTAAAAGAGCCTGTTTATGAAAATAAAGAAGCCTCTGATGAGTTAACAGAAAATGTTTTTAAGTCTGTCGTAAATTATAAAGAGGCTACATTTCAAAGATACTGTGCTGACTATAGAAAAGAGCGAGCGGTGAGTCTTGAAGTTTTCTCAAAAGATAAAAGTGATAGTTTTCAATATAAAGGGTGTCATTGTAACTTTGCTTCAAGAGGAAAGGCGAGGTCATATTGTCGTGAGACAAATAATGATTCAAAAATGTACTACGATGCCTTTACTCTTTCTAAGATTCAATACTTAATACTTTTGAATGAAAGTGATCAGTGTCAATTAACAAAGAGCTTTACTTGTCAAAATAAAGAGGAGATGGAATCAATCTATAATTCCTATACTGTAGATAAAAGCTTTTCATTTTCTACACTTATTAACTCTAGTTTAACGAAGAATGATAAAAAAGTTTGTCGCGATATTCAGGCAAACTTAGAAGGACTCTGCTCATTAAATAGAGAATCAACAACAAAAGAGATTCTACCACTCTTTTCCGAGGCTGAGTTGGTCCCTTTTTCTCGAGAAAACGTTACTAACTATACTAAGCTATATACGGCCTTAAAGAAGGCCTCTAAATTTTCTTGTTTCTTAAATAAAGTCCCTATTAAAAAAAGTGAGAACCTTAGAAAATTACAAGAAATGCGTAATAAGGAGAATGAAAAATTTAGAGTGTTACAAATAACAAATCATTCAAATAGAAGTGCACCAACTTTATCAAATATAGAAATGGAAAGAAGAAGTGAGAAACTTGTATCAGCATCTCAAGTTCTAGAAGTCAGTGAAGAAATCGTAGAAGAAGTCAGCGAAATTATCGAAGAAGGAAATTACACAAGAAGTAACGCTCCTAAGAAAATTCTTCGCCTAGAGTCACGCCTTAAAAAACTCCTAGGATATGATGATATCGATGTTTTTAATGATGATCCAGAATTGATTATGACTAAGGCCTATCTGGTCAGTAATGATAAAATGATTGAGGAGAGTATCAAGCGCGTTGATAAAATGACAGATGATATTCAAAAATTAAAGAAGAAAAAACCTGTAGCGAAGGCAAAAAAGAAAGTGGCCGTACCTAAAAAGAGTGTTGCAGGCTCATCGAAAAATTCGTCTTCTCCATCACGAGTTAGTGCTCCAAGAAAAACGTACGAAGTTGGTACTCACGATGTTCAGGCGCCCGTTTCTTATGAGCCTGTGAATGAAGTTCAATATGAGTTTCAAGAGTTTGATGCCGATAATAAAATTGTTGATTTAAAATCATCTACAAATAAAGGTGACAGTCCATCTTCAAGTGATA encodes:
- a CDS encoding DMT family transporter, with translation MNTSSQENESFIKTYALLVAVMVLWGGTFISGRMLAQNHSAFTISFLRFLTASLVLSPVLFFSKKKTPSYTRLQWLKLFFLGLTGVFSYNYFFFGGLKYVEAGKASVIIAINPTITAFLAAIILKELLTPGKILGALTALTGALIVITKGDLHTITSGGIDKGEILLFGAVLSWVSYTLLGKVALKKLRPLETTTFACIIGTILLFPFSLKNGLAQSLETATILDWINVVYLGAFGTGLGFIWYYGGIQKIGAAKAAAFINLVPIFGVSFGAFLLGESIESSLLIGIALVIIGISLVNKKVKAKTVNLEVN
- a CDS encoding DNA cytosine methyltransferase, which translates into the protein MEKTYNFIDVFSGCGGLSYGLEQSGLNCLLGIDHDRDAMKTFERNHPNSQSFCGDIRELDNAKIMEMVGNQKVDLIVGGPPCQGFSTVGKGKSEDPRNLLFLEFLRLVKLFKPQGILIENVTGLLAKKNKDVLTRVFDEFHQLGYNVDARVLSAEEFGVPEKRRRTIIVGFKDEFEPSFPNPTHGVRGSWPLKTVAEAFSSISKDANHHLVEKAQLKNELDKKRLSHIPQGEGIRYQRDEIRLLPSELHYNVNWQELRESRFRQTRLQRLNLEEQAPTILTSRTMYFHPTENRYLTAREAAAIQSFPNEFSFEGSTTSVFKQIGNAVPVELAKTLGLHLQKILNHEVSSTNKVEDFKKYAFHYNKQIAI
- a CDS encoding S1 family peptidase, yielding MNKKLAFTSIIFLTVFNISTLASECGVKRPSVELSDQVKEVANFTRNASNKLVNEGDGTLYIRDLNVLKKTDTRKVKTSKDSHLDAVGKLFITFEDGSIGECSSGLISNKPGKSSDFVLTADHCFTNKGKKVQSIQWVTKLANGKLIERNANIVRTSGESDITILKLDNKVSFNEVKPFLILDDLYIDYDEFSYYASKTFVAGYSADSIKGRNGRALTYTELKGNDQSIRYDYINPYLDATSYQGASGGVIVSNADLSEEEIENPYNQLYFVGTVTHVISLDDKTGKNGKIQSVYYQSDNVAGSNKTAMTPYEEYFKELQLDYYLNK